CGATCCGCGGCATTTTCTTCGGCGTCGAATTCGTAAAAGACAGAGATTCAAAAGAACCGGCGATCAAAGAAACAGCAGAACTTGTAGATAACATGAAGGAATCCGGCCTGCTGGCTCAGCTAAACGGTTACTACAACAACAGAATTTCCTTCATTCCGCCGATCAATGTTTCCGACAGTGACGTAGATGATATTTTCAATATCTTTGATGCTGAGATCACAAGAATCGAGGAGAAATTTGGTTACAAATAAAAGGTAACCATACGTAAAGTCTTATAGAATCGGTAACGTCCGTATGCTTGTAAACGCCGTTCATAGTGTGATAAGATGATACCAGCCGGTTCTATAAGACTTTCTTATATTACAGAGGACACTAAGAGGAGAATGCTTATGAATGAAGTTAACCTGGAATATATCAGACATTTAAAGCCGAAGGGCCACAGGCCGGGTAAAGAGCTCGTGCGGGAAGGCGTGGAATTGGGAAAGACCATAAAAGCGGGAAGAAGTGGTTTTATCCGTTCCCAGAGCAAATATTCCAATCATATGGAGTATAAGAAAGACCTCGCGAAGCAGGGAAAGATATACTATAATATACTGCTTGGTCTGGCTACGCTGGATGATCAGATAGATGCAATTAAAAAGATATACGACTTTACCGTGGAGACCGGTCTGGAAGTAAACTGTATACAGGCCATTCCGAGCGGTCTGGTCGCGCTGCCCCGGGAGTACCGGGAAAAGGCGCCTGCGACTACGAGTTTCGAGATGTTTGAGATGGAAGATTACGAAAGACAGGCATCTGCTGCGCCTATTGATATTACGTTTAATGATTATCATCTGTTCAGCCCGAATGCGTTGGAAAATACCATATTTGCGATTCAGTCAGGGTCTCCGAGAGTTGGGGATATGACCCAGTTTTTTTGGAGTTATAATGGATTTGATGATGAGGAGAAGCGGCTTGGAGACGTTGTAAAGGCGCTGGGCATCATGGCATCCAAGCGGGACGAGATGTTTGCGGCGGAGACATACCTGGATGACGGTTATCCGGGGTATTTTATGGATTGTGCTTCATACGTAGGGTATGCACTGCTGGAGCACTATATCTGTACAGAACTCTGCGGCGCCCGCTATACGATAAGCTTTGGCGGTCTCTTAAGTGAAAATGATACGCGTGCAGGCGTGGCAATGGCGCTGGATGCATTGATGTCTACGGAAGAGCAGCCGGTACTGACTTATCTGAACAGTTCTACAAATTTACAGTGGGATCATCACATTCACGGCAATTATGGAATCAGTGTTCCGGAGTTCCTGTTTGAGATGCTGGTAGAAAAGAAATATCATATGAGTCTCGGTGTAAATCCCGTTTCTATAACGGAGAAAATCAAGGTTCCGACACTGGACGAGCTGATCAACATTCTGACTGCGGCAAAACGAACGGAGGAAAAAGCGGAAGAATGGCTGCCTTACTTTAACTTTAAGCCGTTGGAAGAGATGCGGGATGTCATGGTCAGAGAAGGCAGGATTCTGTTCGACAACGTGATCGAAGGTTTTAAACAGGCAGGAATCGATACAGAAGATCCCCTGGAAATGCTGATGGTGCTTAAAAACATGAACCCCATCCGTTTTGAGCAGATGTTCCACTCGAGTACATACGGTACGGATAAAACTCAGGTTGAGCCGTTCTATCCGACGGTGCTGGGAAGACAGACGATGGACATGATGCAGGAGATCATCGATGAGCTGATGAATGATAATTGCCGGGGTATTTTAAATGGCAAAAAAATCGTCGCCGCATCTGGTGACGCACATACCTACGGTTTGGTGCTGGTGGAGGGTGTGTTGAATGCAGCAGGCGCGGAAGTTGTAAACGGCGGGGTGGATATGGCGCCGGTCGATATGCTGGATCTCGCTGATGAGGAGAACACTCCGTTTATCGGGGTCAGCTGCCATAATGGACAGGCTCTGGACTATGCGCGTCAGCTGCTGGAACTGGCCGGGAAGCGCGGTAAAGAGTACTGGATATTCATGGGAGGGAAGTTAAATGCGATCCTTCCCGGAGATGCGGAACCCACAGAGATCGCGGACAGACTGATGGAGATGGGAATCCATGCCGAAAATGATATCCGAAAGACCGTTCGTCAGATCGGAGCACTGAACTAACAGAGGTTAACACATGGCTTATATACTGGGAATCGATACGGGAGGCACTTATACGGACAGTGTTATAATCTGCACGAGAGATCAGAGGGTCTTAAGTAAATCAAAGGCATTCACAACCAGGGAAAACCTGGCGACGGGTATTGCAAACAGCATTGATCTGCTGGACGGCATTGGAAAGATTCCAGTCGACATGGTGTGCCTGTCTACTACGCTTGCTACAAATGCGATCGTGGAAGATCAGGGAGGAAAGGTTGGGCTGCTGCTGATCGGGAAGGATCCAGGCTTACAGCTGCCCGTGGAAATACAGTGTGTACTGGAGGGACGCCTGGATATTAAAGGGAGAGAAATCGTGCCGTTTGGTGAAATGCGGGCGCGACGGACCATCAGAGGACTGCGGGGACTGGCGGATGCCGTGGCTGTTTCGGGTTATGCAAGTGTCAGGAACCCCCGCCATGAATTGAAGGTAAAGCAGATCGTAAAAGAGGAGCTTAAGGTTCCGGTTGTCTGTGCCCATGAACTGAGTGGAAATCTTGGATTTGAGGAGCGCACGGCTACCGCCGTTTTTAACGCAAGGTTAATCCCGGTCATCCGTCAGCTGATTCAGGCGGTTAAAACAGTTCTGCGCAGCAGACAGATCGAGGCACCTTTGATGACCGTAAAGGGTGACGGGAGTCTTATGGGAGAAGAATTTGCACTGGCGAGACCAGTGGAGACGATTCTTTCCGGTCCCGCGGCCAGTGTGATAGGCGGTGCATTTCTGTCAAAG
The Ruminococcus gauvreauii genome window above contains:
- a CDS encoding cobalamin B12-binding domain-containing protein, whose translation is MNEVNLEYIRHLKPKGHRPGKELVREGVELGKTIKAGRSGFIRSQSKYSNHMEYKKDLAKQGKIYYNILLGLATLDDQIDAIKKIYDFTVETGLEVNCIQAIPSGLVALPREYREKAPATTSFEMFEMEDYERQASAAPIDITFNDYHLFSPNALENTIFAIQSGSPRVGDMTQFFWSYNGFDDEEKRLGDVVKALGIMASKRDEMFAAETYLDDGYPGYFMDCASYVGYALLEHYICTELCGARYTISFGGLLSENDTRAGVAMALDALMSTEEQPVLTYLNSSTNLQWDHHIHGNYGISVPEFLFEMLVEKKYHMSLGVNPVSITEKIKVPTLDELINILTAAKRTEEKAEEWLPYFNFKPLEEMRDVMVREGRILFDNVIEGFKQAGIDTEDPLEMLMVLKNMNPIRFEQMFHSSTYGTDKTQVEPFYPTVLGRQTMDMMQEIIDELMNDNCRGILNGKKIVAASGDAHTYGLVLVEGVLNAAGAEVVNGGVDMAPVDMLDLADEENTPFIGVSCHNGQALDYARQLLELAGKRGKEYWIFMGGKLNAILPGDAEPTEIADRLMEMGIHAENDIRKTVRQIGALN